Within the Rosa rugosa chromosome 2, drRosRugo1.1, whole genome shotgun sequence genome, the region TTCGGCTgatagagagagtgagagtgtgagtgggagagagggagagtgtgagtgagggagagagagagtgtcggCAATGTCGATCAACACAAACAATTAACCCAGCATAATCATTAAAGTTAAAGTAATCGAATCATGAAAGTAAAGCACActgtttgctttgattaaagaaacaaccgggtattacaTACACAAGTAATAAAATTGAGAAGATTTTGCAGCAAATATTTTGAACTTTAACTGTTATGTTTTAAAGGGGTTTGTACACGTACTAGTAGTGTAATGGGGTTGAAACATCTCTGATAAAAGTTCAAACCTAATCAAATTAAAAAGCATGATCTGTCAAGAactgatatatatatttgcCTTGAATTAATGTAAAAATGAACACCGGAATTCAGAAACATGCAAGTGTGTATGACAAGACTTGCCCAAACAGATCTTCCTACCCAAAAGTACTGTATGGATCTATGTACAAATGAGAAGATCGAGAAGCAGGAGGTGCTAGCAAAATGAATTCAAGTCTTCTTCATCCGTGTGTCCAAAGTTCTTGTTAGCTTTGTGCCCAGCAATTTAAGTACATGACTTTGTGAAGGGACTCCTCAGCCTCAGCTTGCTTCCTCCTTTCACTTTCAGCGCTACCGCCTTCCACCGGACTATTAAACCTCCTGCTGCATGTCAAGTACTGTCTCTGCTTGCTCTCCTTCGGGCTCGAAACACCTGCCGGATCAACCCTGCTGCTCTCCACAGTAATAGCAGTTCCTAGCGTATCTCTCCTCCAATAACTCATTGAATATTTAGATAATGTGTATgaacttgttcttcttctttttcttcttcttgcagcTGAAAGGGATAAGGCTTTATATAGGCAATGTGTCTGGGACAGTATCAGTTGGCGGGGAAGGTGGTATAGTGGTTTTGGATAACTTCAAACTTAAAACCATTAGTGGGAAGCCATTGGTTTCTGGTTTTATACCAGTGGCGGGATTTGTATTTTCTGTACTAAATTGACGGTGTATGATTTCTTAGAAAAATTGAATCCACAAGAAACTTGGGAAGGAACGGAAGCGATGACATGCTTTGCATTAGGCTTGGGATTCTGGTTTAGTGCCATAAAAGTTGCCACCATATGTTGACCAACCTTGATTAATTAATTGAGGCACTATGATAATCTTGTTTAATTAAGACTAGGTGCAATCTCAATGTGCTTTTGCTACCTGAAGAAACGTGGTCATTGTCTTTCTTTGCATATTCTAAAGTGTAATCTTGAAATCCCTCTTTGGTGTTCTTGTGGATCGAAATAATGAGAGAAACTACGTCCTTCCTTCGTTCTTAAGGTCATCTAGAACGAAAGAAAATGTATAATAcaagtacatatatttttttcgtTTCCTACTGGTCCTGTATTTTACCATTTTACTTATTCTTAGTTTGATCTTTCTAACTATACAATACAATCTGAGCAATCATCTCTTGAACATCAGTGTATGCCgaggaaaattgaaaatcaactGGTCGTTTCACCACAGGTACAATCCATCGGAGAACCTGAACCAGTCTAGTAAGATCAACTGCATTTCTCATTTACAATTTACAATACTCAAGAAAGCCTCTCACAGTATGTATCGATTGCCATGAGTGCAGAATATGAGTCATAAGGTCTAAGCCAGTTTCAGAGCAATGCCATAGAaaggtcttcttcttcttttttttcttttttttatgacaCATAGAAAGGTTACTTGATACTAGGAGATCAGTTCGACACTAAAGAAAACACTTGCCCGAAGAACAGTATTATTCCTCTGGACAAACAAAATCGCATTATCTACAGATTGCTGAGACTAGCAAAGTTCAGAGTACTCTCCAATTAAAGGAGACTCTACACttcaaacttttttttctttttcatttttacaTTAAAATATATTGGATTGTCGTCATCAATTTTTTAATACAACCACCACCTTCACATTACGGGAAAAGATACGAGGGTACTAATGCAAATCATAAACTGATACAATGAAAAACACTTTTGATTTTCACTTCAACCAACCAGCACAAATGAAACACCAGTTCATGCAGAGTCCAACCCTTCAACCTGCTGCCGAGCAAGATATCTTTCCCTCCGCTCcttctaaagaatatgagaagaaaaagatggatGAGGAACACGATAAGATATTCAACTCAGAAAAATTTCTCCTGTGATTAGAGAACAAAGTACTTACCCATTCATCGATGACAAGACCTTCTCCTATGATCTTTGGACCAGCATCTTCTGGAGGTTTCTTGCGTGCTTCAAGCGCAGCATCAGCATCAGCCAACTGGCGCTTCAATTTTTCCATAGCCTACAACATACAAGGTGCAATCTTTCAAACATGTATACCCTATTTAGAGCATCTTACATGAGACCAGTAGATAGATGCACGAGGAGGTTCATGAAAACTTATAAACACAGCTGCTAACATTGAGTTACTAACATCAAGTCAATGAATAGTGGAGACACCAGAAAACACTTACAGGGGTAGAGCGCTCTGGATCCAGAAAGACAACCCGTAGTATCTGCTCTATTGCTACTTGTTCCTTCTGCTCATCAAACTGTGGGCAAGAGCGAATTTCTAAGATTAGTACTAATGTACAATAACTacattgcaaaagaaaattccaTTATCCTACCAATGCATATCAGTTTCATATCAACTTCAAAACAAAGATACAATTCACAGCGAAGACCTCAAATTGAACAAGACTATACCTTTTTACAGTTTCTAAACAAGTAGTAGGACAATATCAAAAGTCATATCCAATCAAGATGCAATCAACAGAATCTGAACAAAGCTAAATCAGCTTTGAACTCAAAAGGTTGGAATTCTATCATGTCTAGACTCTGGACTAATCACATTAACGAAAATGTAATCACAGCAGACAACAGTATCATTGATATTAAACATTAATGACCATTGTATAGTTGTCATTCGACTATATGTGGCAGTAGCTCAGTATATGTCATCTAGGCAGACTTAGTAATGTGCAGTTTTCTAAATGCCCAGAAGCTCATTATACATATTAATGTGCTTCAGAACATAACCTACCATCTCCAATTTGTATATATAGTAAGTATGTCATCACATAAAAGAATTAGATCAAATTTAAATTGAAATGATTTGATCTAATTAGGATATACTTCAGTTGAAGAGGTGCGCTGAGGCCTTTTAAGCACAGTCACGGATTGAAAACATCCAAGTCAAATACTTAGGAACATGATTAACCAAGTAACACCATAATTAAAGATAGCACTTGAAGGATGCATGTAACACACCAGCTCAGGTACATAGTCCATTGGCCCCTTCACCTTCAGGCTCATTATTTTAAATTTAACTCGGCTCTTTTGATCCACTAGTTTTTCATTGTTCTCAGGAACCTCCACAAACTTGAACACTGCAGTAGAAAGCAAACATTGAGAAGATAAACTTAATAAGAAAACCCAAAATTAAACCTTATGACAaaaaccatttttttttaaatgaaattaCACGTTATTATACACAGAAAATTACCTGTGGCTATGAGACTCTCACCAGGACTAAGAATAGCACCAGGAGGACGCATGAAACAACTTTTCGGTGCAGTCGTTTGAAACTAAAGCACAGAAAAGTGATCAACTCATCAGAAAATTCAAGCAGGATAAGCAAATTTAAGAATGCAAACAACATTATTCAACATGAAACCTTGCTAATATAGAAAAGCAACGATAAGAAACACCGAAACAGAACTTACTCCTAACATATTAAGGCAATTATAATAGAATCAACTATCAAACTATATGCCCAAAAGGAAAACTTAACCTCTGATCGTACCTTGAACGCTACATGGGACTTGCTTGTGTTTTTAATTCTAATGGCACTCCTAACCTGCTTCCCAGGTTCACCTACAAGACACACAGAGTTTATCACCACAAAAACAATACGCAAGCACCGCTATTTCCTACTAAAACTTGCATACATCTATCAACACACaccaaataagtaaataatccAAAAAAACCAACTCCATTAACACCAACTCTTTCATGTCAATACAAAACTATCCATAACATTACTCGAAAATCCAAATCACAATCGCTTACGAGCTAAATCACCTTCTCATTTGGTACAGAGCTACATGAAAAAATGTCCAATCCTCATGTTCTAACAGAAATATTCCAAAAACAGATATTTTCATGcttaaacaaacaaaatcagCAACCAAATCCAGAAAAATCtaaaaccaaattgaaaaaaatagaCAGTAAAATCTACCTACACAGCTAATTtaaccaaaaataaacaaaaatcagAACCATaccaaatatatatacaaaaataaaaaacagataGAAGCAGGAAATGGATGAGATAATACTCACAAGGAAAATATAGCTTATTGCAGGGATCGAGCTTCAGTCTACGACGAGTCGGAAGCAGCGACCTGGCTACCGACGACACGGAACTCGAGGCGTGAGGAATCGATCCGTCGCCGTTCGGCTGGTGGTGCGACATAGAAGAAGACGACGTCGTAGTGGCGGCGGCGTTACCGGACGGTCGAAACGGCCGTTTGAAGAAGCCCCAGACTTTTCCGTCAGACGAAGACGACGAAGACTTGTGGTCAGCTATGGCCATCGGTCAGAGCATTAGATTAGGGAACAGGAAGCGGCGTCGTTTCGGAGGTGAGAGAGCCGGAATCGGAACTGAGGGAGAGGATTTCAATTGGATTTTGACCGGGTGGAGTTCACGTCcgagaggaaggaggaggaggggacCCCTTTATGCTCCGCCTTTGTGGAATCAATCCTTCACTTTTTGGCAACTGTTTCTGTTTGGACTAAAATGAGGAAACGACGCCGTACTGGGGGATGGAAAAAGTGGCAAAACCATGGCTTTTTGTAGGCGAGGCGTTGACGTGGGGTGTGGGTGAGTTGACTTTGGGTTTTGCTCTCAGCTACTGTAGCAACTGTTGCAGGGTGCATGGTAAATTCTGCGAAAGGGATTCAGAGCACCGATGTGGCACTTGTATTAATATGAATCAACGATCGGATAACATCAAATGTAGTTTTTGGTGAAAGGTTAATTGTAAATATTAAAAGTTGAGATATAATGTTAAGTGTTAGGTTATTTACAGTGTCAGTGCAATGAAGAATTTCTGCAGTGGGATTAGTTTAGtgctaatttttgtttaatttgttgCGTTTGTATCAATAGGAATGAATGGCCGGATTTGTGAAAGGTTAACCTAAATATTAAGAGTTGAGATCGCATAATAGGTATTAGGTCAATTACAATGCCAGTGCAATGAAATTTTTTTGCAGTGGGATTAGGTTAGTGCTAATTACTGTTTAACTCGTTGtgttttgaaaatttttaaaCTTAAGTGCGGGTTGGTACTTGATTATGTGATTGATTAGTGGGATTTACTATTCCAAACTGTGACGTTGCAAGATTTGGACTTTGTGTTTGGTGTAATGTAATATTATTTGGAGTCTGAATGCATGAcaaaaaattttgtttttgttttttttaagacTACTAACTAATCAATCAAGGCTTAATTGGAGGCAAGACTCGCTCTAGCAACATATGATAGCATGATCCAAAATCCCTAAGTTGTTTCCGAAAAATATAACATGACATCAGTATAAGGGCATTAAACACAAGACgattaaccactgcaagtggcctagtggttcttgcctagcttggtgtgctccccaacctagctCCGAACCCCGAacctgtcaaagtggccagacactgtgctgcaatgcatagttagagcatttcacatgcgctgaagggTTTAtattgggcctaggaagcctttgggttccccttgaaaaagtcaaaaaaaaaaacacaagacgATTAATTATGATAGACGAATCGAGTAAACATTCAGTATAATGCAAACATTTTTTTTAGTTATTCGTGATTAGCCAAATTACAAGTTGTCCTATATTTTTTAACAGATATAAATAAGAATTTGAtgaattaaaaacaaaataatttataATTTAGCCGAATTTAAACGTGAATGATTCTTAAAAATACTGATCAACTCGTTCTCTCCAAGTCCGCTGTGGTATGAATGGTGGAAGTCCACATCTTTCCTTGTTGCATAATGCATAAGATCACACAACTAATATAACGCATAGTTTATCTTGTAACCATTAATTGTCTTCCACAAAATTTTGAATAGGTTTTAGTTTCAATACAGAGAGAAGTCAAATACGCGTGGGAATTGCCTTGGCTATCAGGGCAGCATTGactattcaaaatttcaaatcgaAGAATGTTTTGGTTTGGTTAAACTAATGGCTAGTCGTTCTAATGGAACTATGACATACAAGTTTAACACTAGCATTACTTTAACAAAAGCTGAGATAATTGAGCATTTCAAAACTGGACGTCGTTTTACAAAGGCTTAGTATTGGCTTTACCACATGAACTAATCGACCAATTTAATTAAAAAGGCTGGGAGTCATCCCATTGAAGAACAGCAGAGCCTAAATTCTGCTCTCTTTTGAGCTTGTCCTTTACAAACCAGTCGCATATTCTCCCTGCATTTAGCTCCTCAATTGTGCATCCTTCTTGCTCCGATATCACCCTTAGCAGATTCAATGACGATATCTATGCATACACAAAACAACTAATTTAACACTCGAAAGTCTACTATTTTTCCACTTATGTATCGCTACATTAACTCTCTCGTAGTGGTAGACTAGCTCCTCAAAGATAGATCAATCAGTTTAGTGTCCGTGTGGTATATCTACCACTCTCGGAAGCTAGTCTATCACTACCAAAAGTCCAAAAGTAGTGCATAGATACCTTGTACTTAACGTGCTCTTATTTAATAATCCCAAAATTTGTATGCAGGAGATTAAAGAACAATAAGAAGAATAGTGGAACTAGTTGATAGTACCGTTAGGCGACATAGAAACCTCTCGTGGGTGCTGAGGCCTGAGATTTCGACTAGACCAGCTTCTTCTAAAGTCAAGAATGGCTTCCTCTCGCTTCTGCCGCCTTCTCCTTCTTGTCCATTACTACTACATCCTCTGAAGCTAAGCTTTCGTTTGTGGGGGTACAATTTTTTCAATGGTGCAAAATGGGAAGTCTGCGTTTTTGTTAGCTTTTGAAACGCATGAGGATGGTTTGAGAGGATTGGTGAGCTATAATGTGTTCTACAGGGTTTCAGTAAGAAcatgttttgtgtttttgagcAATGTGATGGTAGTGgcagaagcaagaagaaaagtaGGCTAAAAATGAAGCTTATCGGTTTTGTTCCAAGGTTTTCTTGTTTGTGGTGGAGACTTGGGGGTGATGATAGGGGATGTGGATATCTGATTGGATCATGCGGCTTTCTGGGATCTTGGGCTTGGGCTACCCAATATAATTCATCAATAATGTcgtataaataaacaaatacttGATTACTTAACAAGAAGTCAGGATGGCGGAGTGGTCTAACGCGCCAGACTCAAGTTCTGGTCCTCTAACGAGGGCGTGGGTTCAAATCCCACTTCTGACATTTTTGTTTTTCGATtaacatattttcttttttacatttttcctttttttcaatCAAATCCCACTCATGAACTTGCATAAAATATTAAAAGACTCATTCACTTTGTTATGGGAGATGTCTcatttcatgaaaatctatCCACCTGAGATCGATGAACAACAACGTACAGCAAAAACGTAACCTCTGGATTCAATTAAAAAGTTCATGTACATAGACAAACTATATACAAAAGCAATATACAATCAACAGTAGCACCAAAAAGATTGCTAGAAATCGAAACCGAGTATATATATACTCTCAGTTAATTCGGACCCCAGCAGCTCAAGTACATGACGGTCCTCAGAGACTCCTCTGCATTCTTAAGCTTCTCGCTCTTGGCCTCCTTAAAAGCACTTCCCTTTGAATCAATAGTTACAGAGAACCGCCTCGTCTGTAACTTCGAAGACGACGAAGAAGAAGCAGCTGAGGAAGCTGAATCCCTGAGAGACTTAACGGTCGACTCGCCACTTAGCTTGGGGGCCTGGTCTTTCATCGCCCTCATCCCTGCCTGGTACAACACTCTGCTCGCGTACCTCAAGCTCATGCCCAGAATATTTTTACAACCAAAACACCAAACTCAAACTTTGAAGGATTAAGAAATGTTGGTTTCTCTCTTTGAATATATTTATATGGTGAAGTTGGATCCCCAGGTTTTTAGAGAATCTGTGGGAGCTTGTGATGTACATGGATTGGCTTGATTATAGCGGACTTGGCAAGAAATCTGGGGGTACTGGGTCCGCGATCAATGAGTGACTGACGCGTGTCTTGTTTGGATGAGGACAAGAATGCGTACGTTGGAGTGATAGAAAGTTTCTATCTTTCTATCTTCTAGGGATTTTTCTTTTGACTTTTATTAGTTTATCTAAGGGATATCTAAATTATCTAGATGAAGATAAATTTCGGATAATTATGATTTTGTTTAGCAAATATGGTAAAGTTAATGACTACGGGATTGTtttgcttaaaaaaaaattcatttttgaaataattaaaaataatttaattaagaattataggtcactggcagtaGATTTTAGAAATAACGCAAATGTTACTTTTAGAAACAGCTTTCGATTAAAACACACTATGCAAttattttatgtactgacaacacttttaaaaatattatttaccaaacatgaaattgttttaattcacagctgattattctcacaatacagtaacaacaatttttttttcttttttaaaagtcacagcaatttCAAACTAACCCTAAGTGGGGTGAGGTTGGTGGAGCAGCCTAGCATGAAATTTTGTATAAAGCATTCGAGTTCTAACTCCTACTAATGTGATCAACAAATTTGAGAAGCCTTCATATTCGAGATGGCAGCTACAGGCCTACAGCTACCTCACtcctgattaaaaaaaaagaaaaaaagatgacAAAGCTCACAGCGCTGCTGAAGAGGCAAATGCTACTGTATACAAGGTGAGCAATGTgactgtcataaaaaaaaaaaaaaaaaaggtgaacaATGTGACGTTTCAATGGTAAGTATGTATAGTCTTTTGGTCAATATgtttaataatatatatatatatatatatatatatatatatatatatatatatatatatatatagacacacacactaaaaataaagaaaattttcAAGCTGTTGATTGGATGAAATGGTAAAGGATCATTGTCACAGTTATGCTAGAGTTATGTATCGTTTCAATACTACATTTGGTAATGAAGCATGATATGGTTGAATAAAATTAGAACTCTacatatttgataaaaaaaatcttGAATTCGACCCTTTAACATTAGACAGATGAAAACTTGAACACAAAAATTTTGGTGGTTTTACAATATGTTGCATTTGTATCATCATAAGATCATAACATGATTCACAAACTAATGAAAAAGAATATACGTATCGACGGCTAAAGCTGATTGCCCTATAAGAGGTCTCAGTTTAATCATTGGACATAGGACGCCAAATTTTCAGAAGAGTATCCAAATTCGGTTTCTCTTTGATGATGAATCTCGAGAATATGTTTAACCTTCGAATGATCCGCACATACTTCTCTGCGTATCCACTCTACGAGTTCCTCTGGGATGCCTTGCAATTCCAATGTTAGAAGACATGTAAGATGTTTGATTCCATGAGGCAATTGCTTTAACTTCAAGCATCCATAAGAAACAAAATTAAGAATTGTACACCACATATGGCTCACTCCTAAAATTGGTACATTAGCTTTCAAAGAtatcaaaacggtacatgaaGTTGTAATCTTGACCAAAATTGGTACATGCTGTTACTTCCTCCGTCATTTAGTGTGATTTCCGTCAAATTTTGAGGGGCAAATCTGTCTCTTCAACCttattgatgaaaaaaaaaacaaacgaacataaaaattttctttctctttcttccttcttccttcctttttttttttcccaatacTCCATTACAtctaagaaaagaagaaaacttgtTTTCACACCTTTGTTTATCACTATAGTGATTCAATTTACAATGTCATAACTACGTCTTTGAACAAAATAAGTGTTAGTTTTGCGAAGGTTTCAGAATCGATATTAGAATGAAACGGATCATCCTCCGTTTGCTCTTAAACCCTAGCCGCCATGGCTGGGGACCTCAACAACGGCTTTTTACGCCAAGACCAAGCAGGTCCACCTTCTCTGCCTTTCATTGTCTTCTCACGGCGATCAACCGTCAACTTCCGTTGGCAAATTTCCAACTGGAATCTCCCTCCACAAGAAGGAATCTTGGAGGAAAGGTTGGTGTTGCAGTCACCGGCCTCTTGAACTGGAGTGGCTTAGCTGGGGAGGAGCCGAGTCGGGCTCGACCAAGCAAAGGTAGCCTTAAGGCCTTTAGGGATTTCCGAGCACTGTTGGAAATCTGTGCGACATGATTTGCATATGCGACAGACAAAGGAGATGGATGGCCTGTGATTGGATGCAAGTCAGTTGGCGGAGTGACCAACAAATCGACTAGGGGTTTTGGCGGCTGCGCTAATCCTTGGCAACCAGAATTTTGGTCTGTACCTAAATGGAGGAACGCGATGGTCTCATTGCAATTATGGCGAGGCTGCGGTGATTTTCATGGGGATGGTAGTGGTCGCATGGCAGGTGATATAGCGGCACGGTCATGGAACGCCGAGAACGGCGACGATGGCGAAGCTGATGTTCAGGTGCCCATTTCTgggtgggtgcccaaatcaattttggGGCCCAAACCAGTGGAGGTGCCCAAATCACACTCAGATTAGGGGCCTAAAGCAAGTTAGTAGCCCACTTGGAGAAGAGTTTGGAATTGGGCTCAACTACGAGCTCTAGGTTGGGCTTGGGTTCTATCATGGACCAAATTGATGGACTCTAGCATTCTAGGATTTCGGAATTGGGATCTTGGAGGTTTAATCCAACATGCTATGTTTCTAGGCAACATAGATAGTACTTGTGAATCTTCTGAAATAGTACTGAAGGAAGATTCACACTATTCTGTAATAGCGAAGCACTGGATGTTTAATGAATAGACCTATCTCTACGTATCACTGTGGGTACTATcacatcttcttgttctgtCTCTACATGGCAACGGAAgagtatgtaatggtcattctggttTGAGGCTAGCACATGTTTCTTATGTTTCGATAGCACTCCAAGATTGTTTCTGGATGTGTTATAGTATGATTGTAATCATGCTCTAGAGAAGCATGAccagaaaacccaaaaccccaagccatgtaccgttttgatttcTTTGAAAACAAATGTACCGATCTTCGGAGTAGGCCATATGTGGTGTAGatttcttaaaattttccctATCCATAAAGGTACAACTTTTCCAATGCTGGCATTGCGCCTCTTTCTATCCTATCGAGATCATATTCAGTTGAGGGAAATGGTTCAGAAACAATGAGGTCAGCTTCAGAAATCTAGCATGAAAAAACAAGTGTTGCCCTGCACTTGCATTAACTAAACCAAGAGATGTCAAATTAGGTAGTGCTTGGATGGAAGGAAGAAAATCTTCTGTTAATCTGGACCAGTACAAATGTAATGATGTAAGGCTCTGATGAGAATGCAACCAAAGTGAAACTTTCTCCAATtttttttacccaaaaaaaaaaaaatacttgagTGAAGGAGAAGCTGATGAAATGGCATCCATGCGTAACACCTCATTCTGATCAATTATCTTCACTGTTAAGTTCTTGATGAGTTTTGTGCTTTCAATTGATTTGCACAAGTCCTTCCCATTTGCTTCTCTCACATTTGTTAATCCAATTGTTGTGAGTTGCATCATGTATCCGAGCAATTTGAGTAAATTGCCTCCTGACTCGACACCATCCAAAACGTGTAAGCATTTCAGCTTACATATGTTTGATGGTACTTTTGTGCCATCAAGGTAACCAAAAAATTTAGTATCTTTATGATTGAAAATATGATGGTAACTAAAAAGCTGCAATAACTTCTGTAACTTTAGAATCCCGACTGGAAGTAATCTAATCTTGGAATGGCTAATATCCAGTGTTTCTATGTTATGAAGTTTTCCTATGTCTTCTGAAAGCTCTTTCACTTTTGTCCTGCTCAAATTTACGTACGTAGCACTCTTATGTCATGTGGCAAGTAAAGAATTGGGACACATTCAAGATCTAAGACCTTTAATAGGTTGAATCCAGTTTTCAATTTTTGCAATGGAGAAGAATTAATGGCATTGTTTCGATAGAATACAAACAATGTGCCAACCTTTGACATGTCAATGTGCATTGGTAATTCTTCATGATTT harbors:
- the LOC133733449 gene encoding uncharacterized protein LOC133733449 — protein: MFLLKPCRTHYSSPILSNHPHAFQKLTKTQTSHFAPLKKLYPHKRKLSFRGCSSNGQEGEGGRSERKPFLTLEEAGLVEISGLSTHERFLCRLTISSLNLLRVISEQEGCTIEELNAGRICDWFVKDKLKREQNLGSAVLQWDDSQPF
- the LOC133729743 gene encoding vesicle-associated protein 4-2; protein product: MAIADHKSSSSSSDGKVWGFFKRPFRPSGNAAATTTSSSSMSHHQPNGDGSIPHASSSVSSVARSLLPTRRRLKLDPCNKLYFPCEPGKQVRSAIRIKNTSKSHVAFKFQTTAPKSCFMRPPGAILSPGESLIATVFKFVEVPENNEKLVDQKSRVKFKIMSLKVKGPMDYVPELFDEQKEQVAIEQILRVVFLDPERSTPAMEKLKRQLADADAALEARKKPPEDAGPKIIGEGLVIDEWKERRERYLARQQVEGLDSA